GATGAAAAAGAAGGTAAAACCTTAACAAACATCTTCTTATTAGGTTTCGTAGGAGGTTTATTAGCGCTTTTAACACCATGTGTATTCCCAATGATACCATTAACAGTATCTTTCTTTACTAAAAAATCAGAAAAGAAAAGCGGAGGAATTGGTAGCGCTGTATTATATGGGTTCTTTATTGTTTTAATTTATGCTTTGTTAAGTTTACCTTTCCATTACTTAGATACTTTAGATCCAGAGATTTTAAATAGCATTTCAACGAACGTATGGTTAAACGTATTTTTCTTTGTTGTATTAATTGTTTTTGCTGGTTCTTTCTTTGGTTTCTATGAATTAACATTACCGAGCTCTTGGAGTAACAAAGCTGATAGCGCTTCTGGTATTGGAGGGTTCATCGGTATATTCTTTATGGCTTTAACTTTAGCAATTGTATCTTTCTCTTGTACTGGACCAATTTTAGGTTCTTTATTAGCAGGATCTTTAACTTCTGCTGGTGGAGCAATGCAATTAACAGCTGGTATGACTGGATTTGGTTTAGCGTTAGCATTACCATTTGCATTATTCGCAATGTTCCCAGGTTGGTTAAACTCTTTACCAAAGTCTGGTGGGTGGTTAAACACAGTAAAAGTTATCTTAGGTTTCTTAGAATTAGCATTTGCATTTAAATTCTTATCTAATGCTGACTTAGTAGGACACTGGGGATTATTAAAGCGTGAGATTTTCATCGGATTATGGGCATTCATCGCTTTATTAATGGCATTGTACTTATTTGGATTTATTGGTAAGAAATATGGGAAAATTTCTTTCTTCAGAGTTTTATTAGGACTTATTGCTTTAGCAGGAGCTGTATATTTAGCACCTGGTGTATTACAAAAAGAAAAGCAACCATGGAACCAAGGAGATTTATTAAGTGGATTCGCACCACCTCAATTCCATAGTATCTATCAAACAAATAATAACTGTCCTCTAAACTTAAACTGTTTTAAAGACTTTGAAGAAGGTATTGAGTATGCTAAATCAGTGAACAAACCTGTTTTATTAGACTTTACAGGATGGGCTTGTGTAAACTGTCGTAAAATGGAAGAGACTATTTGGAGTCAACCAGATATTTACTCTTTAATTAACGATGATTACGTATTGATTTCATTATACGTTGATGATAACGAGCGTATGTTACCAGATGCTGAGCAATTTGATTTTATTAAGCCTAATGGTAAAGTAAAAAGAATTAGAACTTATGGAGATAAGTGGGCTACATTACAAGCTGCTAACTTCAAAACAGCTTCTCAACCTTTCTATGTATTAATGAGTCCGAATTTAGAGGTATTAAATTCTCCTCAACAATACACTGACAGAGATACATACTACAATTGGTTAAAAGTAGGATTAGATCGTTTTAACAGTAACTAAACCTATTCGATATAAATATTCAAAAGCCTCTTTTTAAGAGGCTTTTTTTATTTTTAGTATCTTACCAATAAAATCTATGATGACAGTAGAAACGATAGTAAGTGTTTTTTTAGGAATTGGATTAGCAGCTTCGGTTGGGTTCAGAGTATTTGTTCCGCTATTTGTACTAAGTTTGGTTGGACATTATAATGTTATTCCATTAAATGAAAACTGGATGTGGATATCAAGTACCCCCGCCATAATCACTTTGGGTATTGCTACTTTAGCTGAAATTTTTGCTTATTATATTCCTTGGGTAGATAATTTATTAGACACCATTGCTATTCCAATGGCCGCCATTGCCGGAACTGCTGTAATGGTATCTACTTCTATGAATTTATCACCAATAATTACTTGGTCCTTGGCAATCATTGCAGGAGGGGGAACAGCAACCGCTATAAAAGCCTCTAGTTCATCTGCAAGACTAGCTTCCACCGCTACCACTGGAGGAATTGCAAATCCGATTGTTTCAACCGTTGAAACAGGTTCATCTATAGTAATTAGTGTCTTAGCTATTTTCATTCCGTTAATAGCCATTATATTAGTTTTAGTAATACTCTTCTTTATTAGAAAAATGTTTGTTAAAATAAAAAAGACCACTAATTCATAGTGGTCTTATAATTTATCTAGTTAAAAGGTTTGTTTTAATAATAAAAACAAGTTCCCCATCTAGTACATATTCCAGGTTCACAAAAAGGTCCCCAAGAAGTTCCTGTATCTCTACAACACATACTTCCTTGTTGGTAACAAGCTCCTAAGCCTCCACCATTGATTCCCTTTTGGTCATCTTTATCTAACTCTTTTCCTAAGTTTAAAATCCTATTTTTCATAATTTTTTAAAAATTATAAGCAAACAGAATTCATAGGCAAAGCACATAACGGAGCTTCCCATTCACCTCCACACAACATACATTGTTCTTTTGTGGTAGGCCAAAATCCGAATCCTCCAGTAACATTCTTTTGTTGAGATTTGTTTAAAATCTTACCTAAATTTTCTATATGATTTTTCATAATTTGAAAACTGGCTTTAAGATTAATACCAAATACAACCAAATCTTGTACATCTACCTGCATCACAGAATTCTCCCCATTGAGTTTGTACACAACATCTGCTTCCGCTTCCGGTACAAGATCCCCAACCACCGTTTACTTCTTTTTGTTCTGCATTAGTTAACGCTTTTCCTAAGTTTAAAATTGATTTTTTCATAATAATAAAGTTTAATTAGTTTGATTAAACCCCTGAACTATTTAAAGACACTCAAGGTTTATGTCTACTCTTCGCGATAAAGTATCATTCAAAAACTCATTATATGCAATACATACAATAGTTAAGGAAGAGAGAAATTACTATATAAAAGCTAGCATCATATATGACATATAATTAGCTCTCTTCCTATAACCTTTTTATGAGCTTTTATGTTTTTTAATATGCTCTACATCTTCCTGTTAGACAAATCAAAACGCAATCTTTAGGACCACAATCCTGATTAGAACTACATCTTTCCATATGTCTACAGTCAAGGCTCTTACTTCCGTTAATAGCTTTTTGTTCTGCTCTATTAAGAACTTTCCCTAAGCTTAACATCGATTTTTTCATAATAATATGATTGTATTAATTCAGTTAAGTTCCTGAATTATTATCAACAGTAATTAAAGAGATTACTGTAATATTCCCGTTAAACAAGCATGTGTTTGCATCGTACCTAAACAACATCCATTAGACAATGGAAAACCACCACAAGCAAGACATCTGCTTGGTTCATAAGTTGGACATCCAGTTCCTCCATTGATTTGTTTTTGGGCTTCCTTATTCAACTTCTGACCTAAGTTTAAAATTGATTTTTTCATAATAATAAGATTTAATTAATTTGATTAAATCCTTGAACAGTTTAAAGACACTCAAGGTTTTTGTCTATCCTTCGCGAAAGGTTTTTTATTTGATAATATTCTTAAGTTGATAGAAAAATCTCTCTATCAAACGTAAATCTTCTGTTACAATATCAGCTGTCCCCTGCATTTCTTGTCGAAATGCTATTTCTTTTCCGTAGGTTGTTTTTAAATCTTGTGGTAAATCAACATCTATTAAATAATTGCCTTTTTCATCTGGCAACAACGAAATAAACTTCACTTTTCCATTGAGTTCTCCAAATTCATCTGAAGGATAGTTCAATAGTTTTATTTGTACTTTTTGTCCTTTTTTAATTTTTCCTGAATTGGCTGCAGGTGCTGTTATTTTTCCTATGTAAGAAGTACTTATATCTGGA
The sequence above is a segment of the Tenacibaculum sp. 190130A14a genome. Coding sequences within it:
- a CDS encoding DUF4126 domain-containing protein, translated to MTVETIVSVFLGIGLAASVGFRVFVPLFVLSLVGHYNVIPLNENWMWISSTPAIITLGIATLAEIFAYYIPWVDNLLDTIAIPMAAIAGTAVMVSTSMNLSPIITWSLAIIAGGGTATAIKASSSSARLASTATTGGIANPIVSTVETGSSIVISVLAIFIPLIAIILVLVILFFIRKMFVKIKKTTNS
- a CDS encoding protein-disulfide reductase DsbD family protein, whose product is MKRLFTLILFFVGLVTYSQSDDNPLLVTPTVEKVSDTEYDLIFDIQIAEDWHLYSQYNPEGASLPMSIAPAEGETGYVLNGKATESETETEFSEIWGMDETFFVEEARLVQRITIENPELTQVTLNLDAQVCKEYCLPFDEDFTFSLTGEVVSQTVTEVDEKSEALSQSLNLDLKNTILLKSTADNSEGDEKEGKTLTNIFLLGFVGGLLALLTPCVFPMIPLTVSFFTKKSEKKSGGIGSAVLYGFFIVLIYALLSLPFHYLDTLDPEILNSISTNVWLNVFFFVVLIVFAGSFFGFYELTLPSSWSNKADSASGIGGFIGIFFMALTLAIVSFSCTGPILGSLLAGSLTSAGGAMQLTAGMTGFGLALALPFALFAMFPGWLNSLPKSGGWLNTVKVILGFLELAFAFKFLSNADLVGHWGLLKREIFIGLWAFIALLMALYLFGFIGKKYGKISFFRVLLGLIALAGAVYLAPGVLQKEKQPWNQGDLLSGFAPPQFHSIYQTNNNCPLNLNCFKDFEEGIEYAKSVNKPVLLDFTGWACVNCRKMEETIWSQPDIYSLINDDYVLISLYVDDNERMLPDAEQFDFIKPNGKVKRIRTYGDKWATLQAANFKTASQPFYVLMSPNLEVLNSPQQYTDRDTYYNWLKVGLDRFNSN